The genomic window CGTTATTTCCAGAAGCAGCCGGAGGGCACGGTGTCTCGCGACGGCTACTGGCTGAGAGAGCTTGCGCCATCGCGGGAGCAGTGGGGTGGTGTTCTGAATGAGCTTCGTAGCACCATGCCCGGATGTTTCATGGATTTTGCCACCGCCGGTACCGACGGTATTGTCGAGATGACGGGGCTCAGCCCTAAGAAGGCGGCCCTCGCCAATGAGCGAGAGTACAGTGAGCCTGTGCAGTGGCGCGGGAGCGAGGATCAGCTGGCTGTCTTTTTATCGGCTTTGCGTGCAGCGGGCGCTTCCGTGCTCAAAGGGGGACGTTTTTATAGCGTGTCCGGCGACTGCGATAAGGGAAAGGCCTTGCTGTGGCTGCGTAATGAATATGCTCTGGCGGCGGGGGCCGCGGCTGTTTATGATCTAGCCGTGGGGGATGGTGAGAACGATGTCCCCATGCTCGAGGTTGCCCGCCATGCTTTACAGATTCCTGCGCCTGACCGAGCGCTGCCGAAGCTTGAACGTGTTGATGGCGTGATTGTCGGGAAGGGCTATGGCCCCCAGGCCTGGTCAGGAGGGGTTCGCGAGTGGTTGCGCGGCCTGTATCAGTCGCGGGAGGAAGGCTAGGCATGGCGGATTTTTATCAGAACGGCATCATCACCACCCTACATAATCTCGCCGACAGACCCGTTGAGGATCTGGAAGCGGAGCTCGTAGGCTTTAGCAAGGCTCGTCCCATGGGCTTGTTACTGCCCTCCCTGTATTCGGAGCTCGAGGGGGAGGCCATGCCCCGTATCCTCGATCACCTGACCCAGGTTCCCTATCTCGAGCAGATCGTGATCGGTCTGGACCAGGCGACGGAGGATCAGTATCGGGACGCCTTGAAATTTTTCTCCCGTCTTCCTCAACCTCATCGGGTACTGTGGAACGACGGCCCGCGGCTCAAGGCGATAGACGAAGAGCTTCGGCAGATGGACCTGGCGCCCCGGGAGCTCGGTAAGGGGCGCAACGTCTGGTATTGCATGGGCTATCTGTTGGCGGCGGACCGTGTGGAATCCATCGCCCTCCATGATTGCGATGTGCTTACCTACGATCGCTCGCTTCTGGCCCGACTCATCTATCCCGTGGCAAACCCCAATTTCAATTACGAGTTCTGCAAGGGTTTCTATGCGCGCGTTGCCAATGGAAAAATCAATGGTCGCGTGAGTCGCCTTCTGGTGACACCGCTGCTGCGTGCTCTGAAGAAGACCCAGGGCGACATGGAGTACCTCAATTACATGGATAGTTTTCGCTATCCCCTGGCCGGCGAATTCTCATTTCGCAGAGATGTGCTCAACGACCTGCGTATCCCCAGTGACTGGGGCCTGGAGATCGGCGTTCTGTCCGAGATGCACAGGAACTATGCCAACAACCGCCTCTGTCAGGTAGATATTGCTGATAACTACGATCACAAACATCAAAAACTGTCAGCGGACGATGCCTCGGCGGGCCTTTCCCGAATGTCCATCGATATCAGCAAGGCGCTTTTTCGAAAGCTTGCCACGCGGGGGGTGGTCTTCAGTTCCGAAAGCTTCCGTACCCTGAAGGCGAGCTACTATCGGGTGGCGCTGGATTTTGTGGAGACCTATCACAATGATGCAGTGATGAACGGTCTTGAATATGATCTCCATGGTGAAGAGCGAGCGGTGGAGCTTTTCGCTGAAAACATTATGAAAGCGGGTGAAGCGTTCCTAGACCGACCTATGGAACGGCCGTTTATTCCGAGCTGGTCTCGGGTGAGCAGCGCCATGCCAACGGTACGCGACCGGCTTTTACAGGCAGTGGAAGAGGACACCGCGGAGTATGCCCCCAGTTGAGCATGCGGGCTCCAACGAGGGCCTTGATGAAACCCCCCATGGTTTAGCGAACCGGGTTGCCCAGCAGCTCTCGGTGATTTATGCCGGCGGTGAGCTTACGCCGGCGATGCACGCCCTTGCGGTGGATCTCCTCAAGGCCATGCGGCTTGACGACGATATGCCGCAGCCAAACCCCTACCTGAATCATTGGGACCAGCGTGACGCCCTGATGATTACCTATGGAGACAGCATCCAGCAGGAAGGTCAGGCTCCCCTTCAGACCCTGAAGCACTGGCTGGATCATCATGCGGATGGTTGCATTACCGGAGTGCATATCCTGCCGTTTTGTCCCTGGAGTTCCGATGACGGTTTTTCTGTTATCGATTATCTGCAGGTGAATGAAGCCCTCGGTGACTGGGACGATATCCTGGCCATCGGCGCCAAATACACGCTCATGGGCGACCTCGTGATCAACCACTGTTCCAGCGCAAGCCAGTGGTTCGCCAATTTTCTGAACAACGAAGAACCGGGCAAGGACTATTTTGCGACCGCATCGCCCAAAGATGACCTGTCGCTGGTGGTGCGCCCGAGGACGTCGCCATTGCTTCGGGAAGTGGAGGCCATCGACGGCACGCGCCATGTGTGGTGCACCTTCAGCCATGATCAGGTGGATCTCAATTTCCGAAATCCCGAGGTGCTCAAGCGCATGGTGGAGATCGTGCGTCACTACCTCGATAACGGTGTGCGCATCTTCCGTCTCGATGCCGTGGCGTTCCTGTGGAAGAAGCCGGGGACCAGTTCCCTCAATCTGCGTAAAACCCACGAGATTGTCCGCCTCCTGCGCACCCTCATCGAGCATGCCCGGGGTGATGCAATGATCATCACGGAAACCAATATTCCCAATCAGGAAAATCTGTCCTACTTCGGCAACGGCAACGAGGCGCACTGCGTCTACAATTTCTCCCTGCCACCCCTGCTCCTCAACACCCTGGTGACGGGCGACTGCTTTTATCTGAAACAGTGGATGATGAGTATGCCGCCGCCCCAGCACGGCACTGCCTACTTCAACTTTATTGCGTCCCACGACGGCATCGGCTTACGACCTGCAGAGGGCCTTCTGTCGGATGAGGAGTTGCAGACACTCATCAGCACCATGCGTCGTTTTGGCGGACATGTGTCCTACCGGGCCCTCGAGGACGGGCAGAACAAACCCTACGAGATCAACATCGCGTTGATGGATGCGCTCCAGGGCACCGTCGCGGGGCCCGACGAGTACGGCCTGCAGCGCTTTATCTGTGCCCATGCCATCATGCTGGGCCTGGAGGGAATTCCGGGTATTTATGTGCACAGTCTTCTCGGTACGCGAAACGACCTGGAGCGTCTCGAGGCAACGGGGCAGAACCGTGCCATTAATCGCCATCAGTGGCAGCTCGAAGAGTTGGAACGTCAACTGGCGGATCCCGGTTCAGAGCATGCTCAGGTGTTTCATGGGATCAAGGAACTCCTGGCGATCCGGCAAAACCAGTCGGCATTTCATCCCAACGCAACGCAGTTCACGCTGCACCTTGGATCGACGCTGTTCGGCTTCTGGCGCCAGAGTTCGGATCGCCGGCAGAGTATTTTCTGTATTTCGAACGTGAGTGATAAAGCCGAGAGTCTGCAACTCAGTGATATCAATCTTATCGAAGCCCAGGATTGGTCAGATCTTATTTCCGGGGAGGACTGCAACAAGCAGCAAATGCTCCTCGAGCCCTACCAGACGGTCTGGATAAGCAACCGTCGGGACCATCGCTAGACGCGCAGCGCCCTGTGCTAGAATTTTGTCCCTTTCAAGGACGTTCGGGCTGCGACGTTGTTCCCCGGTGGCACGGTCGCGGGCCCCTGTTGAAACTCTATTTTCAGGGATAGCGCTTTATGGTTATCAAGCCTCGCGTACGCGGCTTTCTTTGCACTACTACACACCCCGTCGGTTGCGCGGAGAATGTGCGCCGCCAGATTGCCTACGTGCGCAGCAACGGTTCCGTTACTGACGGACCTAAAAGAGTGCTGGTGATCGGGTCCTCCACGGGCTACGGCCTTGCCTCCAGGATCGTCGCCGCCTTCGGTAGCGGAGCGGAAACCCTTGGCGTGTTCTTTGAGAAAGAAGGTACGGAACGGAAGCCCGGCACGGCGGGCTGGTACAACTCCGCCGCTTTCCATGCCGAGGCCGAAGACGCTGGTCTGTATGCAAGGAGCATAAACGGTGACGCCTTCAGCGACGAAATAAAGCAGCGCACCATAGAAGAGATTCGCAATCACATGGGGCAGGTGGATCTGGTTGTCTACAGCCTTGCCTCTCCCCGTCGTACCCATCCTCGCACCGGGGAAGTGCATAGCTCTACCTTGAAGCCCATTGGCAGCGCGACGACGCAGAAGGGGATTAACACCGACAAAGGCGAGATTCAGGAATTTCACCTCGAGCCGGCCACTCAGGATGAGATTGATAACACGGTGGCGGTCATGGGCGGCGAGGACTGGCAGTTCTGGATTGAGGCCCTCGACGAGGCGGGGGTTCTCGCCGACGGCGCCAAGACCACGGCCTATACCTACGTGGGCGAGAAACTGACCTGGGACATTTACTGGCACGGTACCATCGGTGCGGCCAAGAAAGACCTCGATCGTCGCGTCATCGATATCCGGAAGCGTCTTGCTGCAAAGGGCGGTGACGCTCGCGTGTCCGTGCTCAAGGCCGTCGTCACCCAGGCGAGCGCGGCGATTCCGGCCATGCCGATTTATCTGGCGATTCTTTTCAAGGTGATGAAGGAGCAGGGTACCCATGAAGGCTGCATTGAGCAGGTGGATGGGCTGTTTCGCGATTCACTCTATGGGGCAAGCCCCGAGCTTGATGAGGAAGGCCGTTTGCGTGCCGACGGCAAGGAGCTCGACCCGGCGGTGCAGACAGCGGTGGGAGCGCTCTGGGAGCAGGTGGCGACGGAGAACCTTCACGAACTCTCGGACTTTGCGGGCTACCGCCGTGAGTTTTTGCAGCTCTTTGGCTTCGAGGTTGACGGTGTTGATTATGACGCCGATGTTGATCCCCTGGTTCCCATCGCGCAATTGGTCTGACAATGCTGGAGCATGGAAAACCCTGGCGACTCAGCCCCCGCGTTCGCCGCCTCGTGGCGCCCAATCCCGGCGCGATGACCGGCCCGGGAACCAACACTTATCTGCTGGGGGACGAGGACGTGATTGTCCTGGATCCCGGTCCGGCCATCGATTCGCATATTGACGCGATTCTGGCGGCCGGTGATGGACGTATCCGTTATATCGTGTGTACGCATACCCACCCCGACCATTCCCCGGCATGGAAGGCGGTGGCGGAAGCCACCGGTGCTCAGGTGATCGGTGCTCTTCCCGAAGGCGATGATCATCAGGACGAGACTTTCTCCCCCGATGTTACTCTCGAGCACGAATATCGTCTGAAAACCCCTGAGCTATCGCTCCTGGCGCTGCACACCCCCGGGCACGTCAGCAATCACTATTGTTTTCTCCTCGAGGATGAGGGCATGTTATTCGCCGGGGACCACGTGATGAACGGCAGCACCGTGGTGATCATCCCGCCGGGTGGCGACATGCAGGCGTACATTGCGGCTCTGAAAATGCTCCTCGAGTACCCCGTGGCATGCATCGCTCCCGGCCACGGTGAGGTGATTCAAGACAGCCGTGCCGAGATTGAGGGCCTGGTGAAACATCGCCTGGCCCGCGAGGCAAAGGTCTTGCAGGGCCTTGTTGATCTCGGTTCCTGCGATCTGGATGTGCTTGTGCAGCGCGTATACGACGACGTTGATCCCGGGCTACACCCCTGGGCCAAGCTTTCCATGGAGGCACACTTGATTAAACTTGAGCGCGAGGGACGAGCCTTGCGGAGCGATGATCAGTGGAAAGCCGCTTAAACGGCCTAAGCCGAATGAGCCACCTAAGCCAACTAGACCACATAGGCCACGTAGGCCACGTAGGCCACGATAAGCCACACCCCCATAACCCTAAAAACAGACTTTTTGAAAGGAGTTTTCAATGAACGGTTTGATGATGGATGCTTCACTGACGATTACGTCAATCATGGCCCACGCCGAGCGGGTCCACGGTAATCAGGAGATCGTGTCGGTTACCCGCGATAATCCCCGCCATCGTTACACCTATAAAGATGCCTTTAAACGCACCCGCCAGCTCGCCAACGGCATGGCGGCCTGGGGTCTGTCCCGGGGCGATCGCATCGCCACCCTGGCATGGAACGATTATCGCCATTTTGAGACTTACTATGCGGCCGCCTGCAGCGGTTACGTCTGTCACACCATCAATCCACGGCTGTTTCCCGAGCAGATCGTCTACATCATCAATCACGCGGAAGATCAGGTGGTGTTCGTGGACGCGGATTTTATTCCCCTGGTGGAAGCGGTCGCAGAACAGTGTCCGAAGGTGCGTGAGTGGGTGGTGCTGACCAGCAAAGAGCATATGCCGGACTGTAAGCTTGAGAATGTCAGCTGCTACGAGGATCTGGTGCACAGCCATTCCGACGCCTTTGACTGGCCAAGCCTCGAGGAAAATGAAGCCTGCGCCCTGTGCTATACCTCCGGTACAACGGGCAATCCCAAGGGCGTTTTGTACTCCCACCGCTCCACCATGCTCCATGCCTATGCCACGCTGATGCCCGATGCCATGGGTTTATCGGCCCGCGATGCCATCCTGCCCATTGTTCCCATGTTTCACGTTAATGCCTGGGGCACGCCTTACGCCTGTCCCATGGTGGGTGCCAAGCTCGTCTTTCCCGGCAACAAGATGGGCGATGGTGAGACCCTGGCAACGCTGATCAATGACGAGGGTGTGACCATGTCGGCGGGCGTGCCCACGGTATGGCTCGGGCTCCTCGCTTATCTCAAGCAGTCGGGCAAGACGGTTGAGACCCTTGACCGCGTGATCGTCGGCGGCGCCGCCTGCCCCCTGTCGGTGATGGAGGACTTCGACCGCTATGGTGTGGAGACGCGCGTGGGCTGGGGTATGACGGAGATGAGCCCCCTGGGCTCCGTGAATGAGTGCACCGCTGCCCGGGATGAATACAGTGAAGAGGCCTTTGCCAAGCAACGTCTGAAAGCCGGTCGACCGATCTTTGGGGTGGAAATGAAGATTGTGGATGACGAGGGCAAGGAGCTGCCCTGGGACGGCGAGGCCTTCGGGTCATTGAAGGTTCGCGGTCCGTGGATTTGCTCCAATTACTATGAGTTGGGAGAGGACTCCAGCGCCCATGCGGAGGAGGGCTGGTTCGAGACCGGTGACGTTGCCACCATCGACCCCTCGGGATACATGGCTATTACCGATAGAACCAAAGATGTCATCAAGTCCGGCGGTGAGTGGATATCCTCCATTGATG from Congregibacter litoralis KT71 includes these protein-coding regions:
- a CDS encoding MBL fold metallo-hydrolase — encoded protein: MLEHGKPWRLSPRVRRLVAPNPGAMTGPGTNTYLLGDEDVIVLDPGPAIDSHIDAILAAGDGRIRYIVCTHTHPDHSPAWKAVAEATGAQVIGALPEGDDHQDETFSPDVTLEHEYRLKTPELSLLALHTPGHVSNHYCFLLEDEGMLFAGDHVMNGSTVVIIPPGGDMQAYIAALKMLLEYPVACIAPGHGEVIQDSRAEIEGLVKHRLAREAKVLQGLVDLGSCDLDVLVQRVYDDVDPGLHPWAKLSMEAHLIKLEREGRALRSDDQWKAA
- a CDS encoding glycosyl transferase, whose protein sequence is MADFYQNGIITTLHNLADRPVEDLEAELVGFSKARPMGLLLPSLYSELEGEAMPRILDHLTQVPYLEQIVIGLDQATEDQYRDALKFFSRLPQPHRVLWNDGPRLKAIDEELRQMDLAPRELGKGRNVWYCMGYLLAADRVESIALHDCDVLTYDRSLLARLIYPVANPNFNYEFCKGFYARVANGKINGRVSRLLVTPLLRALKKTQGDMEYLNYMDSFRYPLAGEFSFRRDVLNDLRIPSDWGLEIGVLSEMHRNYANNRLCQVDIADNYDHKHQKLSADDASAGLSRMSIDISKALFRKLATRGVVFSSESFRTLKASYYRVALDFVETYHNDAVMNGLEYDLHGEERAVELFAENIMKAGEAFLDRPMERPFIPSWSRVSSAMPTVRDRLLQAVEEDTAEYAPS
- a CDS encoding HAD-IIB family hydrolase; translated protein: MSAAVYLVVTDLDGSLLDHHDYNYEAAKPVLQVLEEMRIPVVLASSKTRAEMLELRRELDNEHPFIAENGAVICIPERYFQKQPEGTVSRDGYWLRELAPSREQWGGVLNELRSTMPGCFMDFATAGTDGIVEMTGLSPKKAALANEREYSEPVQWRGSEDQLAVFLSALRAAGASVLKGGRFYSVSGDCDKGKALLWLRNEYALAAGAAAVYDLAVGDGENDVPMLEVARHALQIPAPDRALPKLERVDGVIVGKGYGPQAWSGGVREWLRGLYQSREEG
- a CDS encoding long-chain-fatty-acid--CoA ligase, translated to MNGLMMDASLTITSIMAHAERVHGNQEIVSVTRDNPRHRYTYKDAFKRTRQLANGMAAWGLSRGDRIATLAWNDYRHFETYYAAACSGYVCHTINPRLFPEQIVYIINHAEDQVVFVDADFIPLVEAVAEQCPKVREWVVLTSKEHMPDCKLENVSCYEDLVHSHSDAFDWPSLEENEACALCYTSGTTGNPKGVLYSHRSTMLHAYATLMPDAMGLSARDAILPIVPMFHVNAWGTPYACPMVGAKLVFPGNKMGDGETLATLINDEGVTMSAGVPTVWLGLLAYLKQSGKTVETLDRVIVGGAACPLSVMEDFDRYGVETRVGWGMTEMSPLGSVNECTAARDEYSEEAFAKQRLKAGRPIFGVEMKIVDDEGKELPWDGEAFGSLKVRGPWICSNYYELGEDSSAHAEEGWFETGDVATIDPSGYMAITDRTKDVIKSGGEWISSIDVENAATDHPKVAEAAVIGRYHPKWSERPLLIVVKSTDGQDLTAEEMLAWFDGKIAKWWTPDAVEFVDELPHGATGKIHKVGLREQFKDYEFTG
- a CDS encoding sugar phosphorylase, whose product is MPPVEHAGSNEGLDETPHGLANRVAQQLSVIYAGGELTPAMHALAVDLLKAMRLDDDMPQPNPYLNHWDQRDALMITYGDSIQQEGQAPLQTLKHWLDHHADGCITGVHILPFCPWSSDDGFSVIDYLQVNEALGDWDDILAIGAKYTLMGDLVINHCSSASQWFANFLNNEEPGKDYFATASPKDDLSLVVRPRTSPLLREVEAIDGTRHVWCTFSHDQVDLNFRNPEVLKRMVEIVRHYLDNGVRIFRLDAVAFLWKKPGTSSLNLRKTHEIVRLLRTLIEHARGDAMIITETNIPNQENLSYFGNGNEAHCVYNFSLPPLLLNTLVTGDCFYLKQWMMSMPPPQHGTAYFNFIASHDGIGLRPAEGLLSDEELQTLISTMRRFGGHVSYRALEDGQNKPYEINIALMDALQGTVAGPDEYGLQRFICAHAIMLGLEGIPGIYVHSLLGTRNDLERLEATGQNRAINRHQWQLEELERQLADPGSEHAQVFHGIKELLAIRQNQSAFHPNATQFTLHLGSTLFGFWRQSSDRRQSIFCISNVSDKAESLQLSDINLIEAQDWSDLISGEDCNKQQMLLEPYQTVWISNRRDHR
- the fabV gene encoding enoyl-ACP reductase FabV, encoding MVIKPRVRGFLCTTTHPVGCAENVRRQIAYVRSNGSVTDGPKRVLVIGSSTGYGLASRIVAAFGSGAETLGVFFEKEGTERKPGTAGWYNSAAFHAEAEDAGLYARSINGDAFSDEIKQRTIEEIRNHMGQVDLVVYSLASPRRTHPRTGEVHSSTLKPIGSATTQKGINTDKGEIQEFHLEPATQDEIDNTVAVMGGEDWQFWIEALDEAGVLADGAKTTAYTYVGEKLTWDIYWHGTIGAAKKDLDRRVIDIRKRLAAKGGDARVSVLKAVVTQASAAIPAMPIYLAILFKVMKEQGTHEGCIEQVDGLFRDSLYGASPELDEEGRLRADGKELDPAVQTAVGALWEQVATENLHELSDFAGYRREFLQLFGFEVDGVDYDADVDPLVPIAQLV